One segment of Arcobacter sp. F2176 DNA contains the following:
- a CDS encoding menaquinone biosynthesis family protein: MKKISVAHSPDADDIFMYYAIKFGWVTPKDTIFDNIADDIESLNQATLRGEYDICAISFALYPFVKDDYALLKTAVSFGNGYGPKLVKKKKTKLKKNFKVALSGEYTTNGLLFRIAYPDARITYMNFLDIEQAVIDGTVDAGVLIHESILNYDDSLEVEREIWDIWQELAGKDLPLPLGGMCLRRSIPLNYAIDYENTLIKAVHVANKNKKILSDMLLERGLIRVDAPTLDKYLDLYANDDSISLSELQYEALDKLYELGYKHGFYNSLVKSREFLIPSEYEELRNK; the protein is encoded by the coding sequence TTGAAAAAAATTAGTGTTGCACATTCACCAGACGCCGATGATATATTTATGTATTATGCTATAAAATTTGGTTGGGTTACTCCAAAAGATACAATATTTGATAATATTGCAGATGACATTGAGAGTTTAAACCAAGCTACTTTAAGAGGTGAATATGATATTTGTGCAATCTCTTTTGCTTTATATCCTTTTGTAAAAGATGATTATGCACTTTTAAAAACAGCAGTTTCCTTTGGTAATGGCTATGGACCAAAATTAGTAAAGAAAAAAAAGACAAAATTAAAGAAAAACTTCAAAGTGGCTTTAAGTGGAGAATATACAACTAATGGACTTCTATTTAGAATCGCTTATCCAGATGCAAGAATTACTTATATGAACTTTTTAGATATAGAACAAGCTGTAATTGATGGTACTGTTGATGCAGGTGTTTTAATCCATGAATCAATTTTAAATTATGATGATAGTTTAGAAGTTGAACGTGAGATTTGGGATATTTGGCAAGAGTTAGCTGGAAAAGATTTACCTCTTCCCCTTGGTGGAATGTGTTTAAGAAGATCAATTCCACTAAATTATGCAATTGATTATGAAAATACTCTAATAAAAGCAGTTCATGTTGCAAATAAAAATAAGAAAATATTATCTGATATGTTATTGGAGCGAGGACTTATAAGAGTTGATGCTCCAACACTTGATAAGTATTTAGATCTTTATGCAAATGATGATTCTATAAGTTTGAGTGAACTTCAATATGAGGCCTTAGATAAGCTATATGAACTAGGGTATAAACATGGCTTCTATAATAGTCTTGTTAAATCAAGGGAGTTTTTAATTCCAAGTGAATATGAAGAACTTCGTAATAAGTAA
- a CDS encoding UDP-N-acetylmuramate dehydrogenase, which translates to MNNYTKSIDFSKYSSIHIGPIVDVLVINEIGDYSDYQIIGRANNLLVSNTPPKFAVLSEEFNYIEQKEDKLYVGCATKSGKLLSYAKRNNLANFEFLGKLPGNLGGLIKMNAGLKEWEIFNYIDCIKTKDGYIKKEDVQYGYRYSNIDTIVYELVFNISSGYSKEMNELFTKMRNNQPQTPSAGSCFKNPIGDSAGRLIEQVGLKGFNKNGMSFSKVHANFLVNDGGGTFEDAIYLINLAKERVKTEFNIDLQTEVIIF; encoded by the coding sequence ATGAATAACTACACAAAGAGTATCGACTTTTCAAAATATTCATCAATTCATATAGGACCAATAGTGGATGTATTGGTTATAAATGAAATAGGAGATTATAGCGACTATCAAATAATTGGTCGTGCAAATAATCTTCTAGTCTCAAATACTCCTCCAAAATTTGCAGTTTTAAGTGAAGAATTTAATTATATAGAACAAAAAGAAGATAAACTTTATGTTGGATGTGCTACAAAATCTGGTAAACTTTTATCTTATGCAAAAAGAAATAATCTAGCAAATTTTGAATTTCTTGGAAAACTTCCTGGAAATCTTGGTGGTTTGATTAAAATGAATGCCGGTTTAAAAGAGTGGGAAATTTTTAATTATATTGATTGTATTAAGACAAAAGATGGATATATTAAAAAAGAAGATGTACAATACGGATATAGATATTCAAATATAGATACTATAGTTTATGAACTTGTATTTAATATATCAAGTGGATATAGTAAAGAAATGAATGAACTTTTTACAAAAATGCGAAACAATCAACCACAAACTCCTAGTGCTGGAAGCTGTTTTAAAAACCCAATAGGAGATAGTGCTGGAAGATTGATTGAACAAGTTGGATTAAAAGGGTTTAATAAAAATGGAATGTCATTTTCGAAAGTACATGCTAATTTTTTAGTAAATGATGGTGGTGGAACTTTTGAAGATGCAATTTATTTGATAAATCTAGCAAAAGAAAGAGTAAAAACAGAGTTTAATATTGATTTACAAACAGAGGTAATAATTTTTTAG
- the topA gene encoding type I DNA topoisomerase — translation MKNLVIVESPAKAKTISKFLGSDYKVMASMGHVRDLPKSKLGFDPADDFKPQYLISTDKRKVIADLKKEITKDTTIYLAADEDREGEAIAWHLIPALKVEKNPLKRIVFHEITKGAILKALENPREVNQNLVDAQQARRILDRAVGYELSPLLWKKVRYGLSAGRVQSVAVRIIVDRENEIRAFIPEEFWKIKADFINPQLNTELAKIDGKVKKIKNEQEAKVIEASINQGDFELFDIEENESKRNPAAPFTTSTLQQEASRKLGYSVKQTMVIAQQLYEGNIQNIPNHTGGLITYMRTDSLNLSTVATSAAKEVIEKTYGAEYSLKSPRVYKSKAKGAQEAHEAIRPVDLSLKPSMIKAYVDNAQFRLYSLIWKRTLATQMQTAKIANTTYKISAGKDKEYEFQVKGQRIIFPGFMKVYTEGSDNPESALDSSEKILPSIKVGTKLDLEKLDLEQNFTKPPARYTEASLVKKLESEGIGRPSTYAPTISTIQAREYITKSEDKKLIPTPTGEIVNSFLTDHFPNILDLGFTAKVEEEFDDIAEGKIAWQQVMKDFYGDFKKTIDEKEESVNKEDYLQIREIGTDPKSGKPVSARVGRFGPFVQIGTKDDEEKPLFVAIPAHLNMDTITMDEAMFLFTLPRVVGQTADGEDIKANIGRFGPYLQVKTKYYSLKEDDPYKVELPRALEIIKQIDEEKAKATIKNFEKEKIQVLDGRYGPYIKQGRKNYKIPKGKDAASLELEDCLSIIENDSKTSKRAPAKKTAAAKTTQKKTTTKKAPAKKAPAKKTTVKKTTAKKEK, via the coding sequence GTGAAAAATTTAGTTATCGTCGAATCACCAGCAAAAGCAAAAACAATTTCAAAATTCTTAGGATCAGATTATAAAGTTATGGCATCTATGGGTCATGTAAGAGATTTACCAAAATCAAAATTGGGATTTGACCCAGCTGATGATTTCAAACCTCAATATCTGATTTCCACGGATAAAAGAAAAGTAATTGCTGATTTGAAAAAAGAGATAACAAAAGATACAACTATCTACCTCGCAGCCGATGAGGATAGGGAGGGAGAAGCTATCGCTTGGCATCTTATCCCTGCACTTAAAGTTGAAAAAAACCCACTAAAAAGAATCGTATTTCATGAGATTACAAAGGGTGCAATTTTAAAAGCTCTAGAAAATCCAAGGGAAGTAAATCAAAACTTAGTTGATGCTCAACAAGCAAGAAGAATATTAGATAGAGCTGTTGGATATGAACTTTCACCACTATTATGGAAAAAAGTTAGATATGGTCTTAGTGCTGGAAGAGTTCAAAGTGTTGCTGTTAGAATAATAGTTGATAGAGAAAATGAAATTAGAGCCTTTATTCCTGAAGAGTTTTGGAAAATAAAAGCTGATTTTATAAATCCTCAGTTAAATACTGAATTAGCAAAAATCGATGGAAAAGTAAAAAAAATCAAAAATGAACAAGAAGCAAAAGTAATTGAAGCTTCAATAAATCAAGGGGATTTTGAACTTTTTGATATAGAAGAGAATGAAAGTAAAAGAAATCCAGCAGCGCCTTTTACAACTTCTACACTACAACAAGAAGCTAGTAGAAAACTTGGATATTCTGTAAAACAAACTATGGTAATAGCACAACAACTATATGAAGGAAATATTCAAAATATCCCAAATCATACGGGTGGTTTGATTACGTATATGAGAACAGACTCCTTAAATCTTTCAACAGTTGCTACAAGTGCAGCTAAAGAAGTGATTGAAAAAACCTATGGTGCAGAATATAGCCTAAAAAGTCCAAGGGTATACAAATCAAAAGCTAAAGGAGCACAAGAAGCTCATGAGGCTATTAGACCTGTTGATTTAAGTTTAAAACCAAGTATGATAAAAGCTTATGTGGACAATGCACAATTTAGACTTTATAGTCTTATTTGGAAAAGAACACTTGCTACTCAAATGCAAACAGCAAAAATAGCAAATACAACATATAAAATAAGTGCTGGAAAAGATAAAGAGTATGAATTCCAAGTTAAGGGACAAAGAATTATCTTCCCTGGATTTATGAAAGTTTATACAGAAGGAAGTGATAATCCTGAATCGGCACTTGATAGTAGTGAAAAAATATTACCATCAATTAAAGTTGGAACAAAATTAGATTTAGAAAAATTAGATTTAGAACAAAACTTTACAAAACCACCAGCAAGATATACAGAGGCTTCTCTTGTAAAAAAACTAGAAAGTGAAGGAATTGGAAGACCATCAACTTATGCTCCTACAATATCTACTATTCAAGCAAGAGAGTATATAACTAAATCAGAAGATAAAAAACTTATACCTACACCAACTGGTGAAATTGTAAATTCATTTTTAACAGATCACTTCCCTAATATTTTAGATTTAGGATTTACAGCAAAAGTTGAAGAAGAGTTTGATGACATTGCAGAGGGGAAAATTGCTTGGCAACAAGTAATGAAAGACTTTTATGGAGATTTTAAAAAAACTATTGATGAAAAGGAAGAGAGTGTAAATAAAGAAGATTATTTACAAATAAGAGAAATAGGAACTGATCCAAAATCTGGAAAACCTGTAAGTGCAAGAGTAGGAAGATTTGGGCCATTTGTTCAAATTGGAACAAAAGATGATGAGGAAAAACCTCTTTTTGTAGCGATTCCAGCTCATCTAAATATGGATACGATTACTATGGATGAAGCGATGTTTTTATTTACTCTTCCAAGAGTTGTAGGACAAACTGCTGATGGTGAAGATATTAAAGCAAATATTGGAAGATTTGGTCCATATTTGCAAGTAAAAACAAAATATTATTCACTAAAAGAAGATGATCCCTATAAAGTTGAACTACCAAGAGCTTTAGAAATAATAAAACAAATTGATGAAGAAAAAGCAAAGGCTACTATTAAAAACTTTGAAAAAGAAAAAATTCAAGTTCTTGATGGAAGATATGGACCTTATATCAAACAAGGTAGAAAAAACTATAAAATACCAAAGGGTAAAGATGCTGCCTCTTTAGAGTTGGAAGATTGTTTAAGTATTATTGAAAATGATTCTAAAACTTCAAAAAGAGCACCAGCTAAAAAAACAGCTGCTGCAAAAACAACACAAAAGAAAACAACAACAAAAAAAGCCCCAGCGAAGAAAGCTCCTGCAAAAAAGACAACAGTAAAGAAAACAACTGCTAAAAAAGAGAAATAA
- a CDS encoding metallophosphoesterase: MKVAVLSDSHNKVDFTKEAIDFLKSQGAQYLVHAGDLCLRENLELLKESTLPYVCVYGNNDNSLVRLSNEYKIENEPYFFKIEDVKFKLMHLPFYLNGDSDVVIFGHTHMFESDYKEGTLFLNPGEICAREKPLSECVLLEINPNEYIINYYSRNINEKEFLKKEIRYERK; the protein is encoded by the coding sequence TTGAAAGTAGCAGTTCTTTCTGATAGTCACAATAAAGTTGATTTTACAAAAGAAGCTATTGATTTTTTAAAATCACAAGGTGCACAATACTTAGTGCACGCAGGCGATTTGTGTTTGAGAGAAAATTTAGAATTATTAAAAGAGTCAACTTTGCCTTATGTATGTGTATATGGTAATAATGATAACTCCTTAGTTCGTCTTTCAAATGAGTACAAAATAGAAAATGAACCTTATTTTTTTAAAATAGAAGATGTAAAGTTTAAACTTATGCACTTACCTTTTTATCTAAATGGGGATAGTGATGTAGTGATTTTTGGACATACTCATATGTTTGAAAGTGACTATAAAGAAGGTACTTTATTTTTAAATCCTGGTGAAATATGCGCTAGGGAGAAACCTTTGAGTGAGTGTGTATTGTTGGAAATTAACCCAAATGAGTATATAATTAATTATTACTCAAGAAATATTAATGAAAAAGAATTTTTAAAAAAAGAGATTAGATATGAACGAAAATAA
- a CDS encoding biotin synthase → MNENKEIFLCAICNIESGTCNEDCKFCTQSVKYKADILRYKRKEIEQIVQEAKRAKANNANGFCLVTAGKGLDDKRLKFVVEAAKAVKKENLGLILIACNGTASVEQLQTLKEAGVDAYNHNLETAEDYYPQIVTTHTWQERYQTCKNVKEVGLRLVCGGIFGLGETQEQRISMLESIASLEPMNVPLNFFHPNKALPIVENSVTREEAFELIVLARKMVPNAMKIMVAGGRELMFGEEQYKIFEKGANAFVIGDYLTTAGKSPIEDMEELEKLGFKIKRERD, encoded by the coding sequence ATGAACGAAAATAAAGAAATATTTTTATGTGCTATTTGTAATATTGAAAGTGGTACATGTAATGAAGACTGTAAATTTTGTACACAAAGTGTAAAATACAAAGCAGATATATTAAGATATAAAAGAAAAGAGATAGAACAAATTGTCCAAGAAGCAAAAAGAGCAAAAGCAAATAATGCTAATGGATTTTGTTTAGTAACTGCTGGAAAAGGCTTAGATGATAAGAGACTAAAGTTTGTTGTTGAAGCTGCAAAGGCTGTAAAAAAAGAGAATCTAGGACTTATATTAATTGCTTGTAATGGAACTGCAAGTGTTGAGCAACTTCAAACATTAAAAGAAGCTGGTGTTGATGCGTATAATCATAACTTAGAAACAGCAGAAGATTATTATCCCCAAATTGTTACAACTCATACTTGGCAAGAGAGATATCAAACCTGTAAAAATGTAAAAGAAGTGGGATTGAGACTTGTATGTGGTGGAATTTTTGGTCTTGGTGAAACTCAAGAGCAAAGAATCTCTATGCTTGAATCAATCGCATCATTGGAACCTATGAACGTACCTTTAAACTTCTTTCATCCAAATAAGGCTTTACCAATTGTCGAAAATAGTGTTACAAGAGAAGAGGCATTTGAATTAATTGTGCTAGCTAGAAAAATGGTGCCAAATGCTATGAAAATCATGGTTGCTGGTGGAAGAGAGTTAATGTTTGGTGAAGAACAATATAAAATCTTTGAAAAAGGTGCAAATGCCTTTGTTATTGGAGATTATTTAACAACTGCTGGAAAATCTCCAATTGAAGATATGGAAGAACTTGAAAAGTTAGGCTTCAAAATAAAAAGAGAAAGAGATTAA